DNA from Dehalococcoidia bacterium:
GACGGGGCCCGGCAGCCGCTGCCAGTAGAGGACGATCGCCGCCGTCTCTCCCGGTATCACTGGACTGTCGGGGAGGGCGCGGCCGGCGAGCGCGATGCCGCCCCAGCGGGCGTTCGCGACTGCCAGCTCCGGGTCGAGCGCTGTTCCCGAGGGGGGAAGTGTCAGCACGCCGACAAGCCCTTCCATCGCGTCCCGAACGCGCAGCACCTCGCCGGACTCGCGGTCGTAGACCGTGGCGTGGAGGCGGTAGCGTCCTGCGGGCAGCCCCGGCGGGAGGTCGAGGAGGTGATAGCTTGCTTGACGCTCGCCGACCGGCCAGGCCGCAGTCGGCACAAAGCGGGGCGGCGCCAGCAGGTCGCGGTCGGCCTGGGCGACCAGCCGTCCCTCCTCATCGCGAAGGCGAAGCGACACTTTCAGATTGTGGTCGGTCGGCGCGAGGAGCGACCAGCGTGCCAGCGCCCAGAGACGGTCCCGCGCCGCGCTCGGACCAGCCGCCCAGCGTTCCAGCCGCAGCGTCCCGCCGAACTCGAGCGCGGCCGGCTGCTCGCCGTCCGGGGCGAGCGCGGGCCAAAGCGGCTCGTCGAGGCGATAGCTGGCGAGCCGGTAGCTCGCATGGGCTTCGTCGTGAACGAGCTGCCACTGCCGCCGGAGCAGAAAGTCCACTATCTGCTTGGTATCCGGGGGCGCCATCCGGGCGCGGCTCAGTTCGATCACAGTGACCTCGCGCCGCTCTCCCGCCAGCGCTGCCAGCTCCGCTGCGACGGACGCCTCGTCAATGCGCAGGAAGCGGAAGGGCGCGTCGCCGCGGTAGAGGAACTCGACCGTCGGGTGCGACCAGCCCGGCAAGTAGCCCGCGCCGATCGGGATGACGATCGCTGTCGCCGGGCGGCTGCGGTCGTTCATCGCATTCGCGACGTCGACAAGGTCAGCGTCATAGGCTGCCGCAAGTCCCGGCAGCGCCCGATAGTCGCTGAAGTAGCGGTTCCAGCCCCAGGCGAAATTGCCGGCGACGATGACCGCCGCTGCGCCGGCGGCAAGGCGCGCCGCCGTCTGACGGCCGAGGCGGCGCGCACCGTCGACTGCGGCGACGAGGCCGAGCGCCGGAAAGAGAAAAAGGACGGGCAGAACGCCCGCGCCATGAATGAAGTGCGGCGCGGCATCGCGCGGCAGCGCCGCCGCCAGCGTGAACACGGCCAGCCAGAGCAGGATGAATTGAAAGGCCGGCTCGCGCAGGCGCCGAAGCGCGACGGCGAGCCCCCCGACGAAAAGCGCGCCTCCGACTGGAGTGAAGGCAGGATCGCCCGGATAGGACTGAAGCGGGCTGCTCACGCCTTCGAGGAAGAACATCCGCAGCATGCCGGCGAGCCGGCCAACGTAGCCGTGGCCGCCCGCCAGCCGGCCGTCGTTGGTCATGAGTGCCAGCTGCCGCTCGAAGAAGACGCCGGGATTGGTCACGACGTAGAGCGCCAGCGGCATGGCGACGGCTGCCGCGGCGAGGGCGAAGGCGAGCCACTCCCGCCGGCGTTCCCAGAGCAACTGCGGGGAGCGGCCGACGAGCGCGAGCAGCACCAGATAGCCCGGGATGACCGGCGGCAGGGCGCGCACTGCCGAATAGCTGTACTGCACCAGCCCGAAGGCGGCGCCCGCGGCGAGCCAGTCGCCGGTCCGCCGGGTCTCGAGGGCGCGCCAGAACCAGTAGCCGGCGATCGCGAGCAGCGGCGCGAACAGGTTCAGCCGCCAGCCGATCCGGTTCTCGACAATCAGCCAGACCGCCCCGGCCGCGAACGCTGCTGCCACGAGCGCGAGCGCGTCGCGGCGAAACAGCCGCCGCGCGAAGGCGAAGAGCGCGGCGACAAAGACGACCCCGGCGAATGCCGCGGGCAGCCGCAGCGCAAACGGGTCGTGCCCCGCTGCGGCGATGAACGGCGCGGCGAGCGCCATGAACAGCCCTTCCCGCCCGCCGTTGCCGGCATAGTAGACGCGCGGCCCTTCGCGCAGCACGCTCGCCGCATCGACCGCGTAATACGCCTCGTCGCGTCCGAGACCCGGCGGCAGCTCCGGCAGCCAGAGCACCCGCGCCGCGAATGCCGCAAGGAGGATAACGGCTGCGGCGGGGCGCGTCAGCGCGGAGCGCATCGCCGTCCTCACCGCTGCGGGAGCGCGACCGGACCGAGGCGGACGCTTGTCGCGCCGTTTGCCGGGATCGGCCTGCCCGTGGCCGCGTCGATGACACCGACCACGATCGAGACAGCATCCACCCCTGCCGGCAGCGGGATCATCTCATACCCGTCGAGCACATACTCGCCGGCGCGCCAGCCGGTTGTCGGCGCCTCGCCGCCGTGAGGGCGGTGAGCGCGTGCAGCGACCACCCGGTCGCCAGCGAGAAGTTGGACGGACACGACCAAGTCGGGCAGGTCATCGCGCAAGGCGCGCCAAGAGAGCGTCAGGTCGAGCGCCATCCCCGGGCTGGTGACCACATCCGGATCGTAGCCGACCAGCTCGATCAGGTCGCCGAAGCGTGCTGCGGCCGGGCGCGCGATCTCGGGCGGCGCAAAGCGGCGCGGCCGGTCCACGATCGGGATGCTCCCAAGGACAAGGCTGCCCTCGTCGTCCTCCAGCCGCAGCGTGACCTCGCCGCTCGCCGTCGCGGGGATGACCACCTCGAGCGGGACGCGCTGTGGCCTCACGCTCGCGGGGACATCCTGCGGTGCGCCGGCGCGCTCCTCCACCGCAAGGGCGAAGCGCGTCGCCGGCCCCTGCCAGTAGACCGACACCCGCAGGCGCTCCCCGGGCCGGACGCGCTCGGCCGGCGCCTGCCAGCCGACCAGCGTGCCGCCAGCAAACGGGCGGTCGAGGCGGACGACGGGCGCGTCCGCCGGCAGCGGCAGCGGCGCAGCAAGCGCGAAGCGCAGCGCTGCCCGAGCGGGAAGCGTTGCGGTGCCGTCTTGGCGGTAGGCGGCAACGCGCAGTTCGTAGTCGCCGGCGGCAAGCGCGGCCGGCAGCGGCACAATGGCATACACCCGTTCCTCCGCCGGGCGCGGCCACGCCTCGGGCGGCCGGCCCGCTCCGTCGACGACGGGACGGTCGCTCTGCGCCACCGGCTGTCCTGCCAAATCGAAGACTTGAAACGACAGCCGGTCGGGCGCGCCCGCTGTTGCCGGCACAGTCACCGTCGCGGCGACAGCGAGCGCACTCTCGTCTGCCGAAAGCGCGACCGAGTCCACCCGCACCCGCACGAGACCAAAGTCGAGCGGCGCGCTCGGTCCGGCGAGCGCCGTCGGCGCGCCGATGAGCCGATAGTCGCGTCGTCGGGCACCGCCCGCGTCGCGCTCGTCGAGGCGCGTTCCAGCGGCGCGCAGCAGGTAGTCGACAACCTCGCGCGGATCGTCCGGTCCGAGGCGGGTCGGCGGGAAGTCGTAGACCTCGACCAGCCGTCCCGGCCAGCCGTCGCGCTGCAGCCAGGCGGCGGCCAGTTCTTCAGCGGCGAGGAGGGTGCCGCCCGACTGGCCAGTGAAGAGGTAGTCGAAGGCGCGGTAACTGAACGCTTCGCCGCGCGCCGGGTTGGCAAGCAGCAGGACGGCTCGCCCGTCGCGGGCAGCGTTGGCGGCCTTGGCGATGCGCGCGATCGGAACGCCGAAGGCACGCACGACCTCAGGGTGGTTCGCCCAGACGCGGAAATAGTCTTGCGCGGTCACCGCGCCGCTGATAGCGAGAAGCACCGCCGCTGCCCCGGCGAGCAGGTGCGGCTGGCGCATCCAGCGCGCCGCTAGCCGGCCGGCGTCCGCCATGCCGAGCGCGGCGAGCAGCATCGCCGGTGGCAGCGAGCCGATCGCCCGGCCGTAGTTCGGGTGTCCTTCGCGCGCAAGGATCGCCGGGAGCAGAAAGACGGCGAGCCAGAGCAGCAGCCACCGCTCGCCGCGGCGGGTGAACCGCGCCAGCGCCGCCCCGACGCCGAGGAGGAAGAACGGCAGGACTGCGAGGTCGAAGACACCGCGCCCCGGCAGCGACAGCACCCAGTTGCTCCCGCCATCGCCGACGAACATCGCGAGTGTGCCGACAACCGCCCGCTCAGGCGGCGGAGGAGGAACCGGCAAGGCGCGCTCGTTCTCAAACGGCAGCAGCTGGCCGATCCGGCTGAAGAACTCGTCGGGATGGATTGCGAAATAGACGCCGAGCGGCAGGGCGACGAGCGCCATGACCGCCACGAGCCGTGCCCAGCCGCCAAGCCGCGCCTGCGCGCTCGCCCGGTCGAAGAGGAGGTCGGCAGCGACGATGAGCGCTGCCAGCATGGGCACAATCCGTGCCGCGGTGTAGGTGTAGAAGGAGGCGCCAAGCGCCGCGCCGGCGGCTGCCCAGCCCCGCCGGTCGCCGTCATAGGCGCGCGCCAGCCACCAGCAGGCGATCACCAGGGCGAGGGGCAGCAAGATCGCCCGGAAGCCAATCCGGCTCCAGAAGAGATGCCAGAAGTTGACCGCCATCACCGCCGCGGCGAGGAGCGCGACAGCCCGCGCATCGGGCCGCGCTCGGAACAGCCGGAACGCCAGCGGC
Protein-coding regions in this window:
- a CDS encoding glycosyltransferase family 39 protein, coding for MRSALTRPAAAVILLAAFAARVLWLPELPPGLGRDEAYYAVDAASVLREGPRVYYAGNGGREGLFMALAAPFIAAAGHDPFALRLPAAFAGVVFVAALFAFARRLFRRDALALVAAAFAAGAVWLIVENRIGWRLNLFAPLLAIAGYWFWRALETRRTGDWLAAGAAFGLVQYSYSAVRALPPVIPGYLVLLALVGRSPQLLWERRREWLAFALAAAAVAMPLALYVVTNPGVFFERQLALMTNDGRLAGGHGYVGRLAGMLRMFFLEGVSSPLQSYPGDPAFTPVGGALFVGGLAVALRRLREPAFQFILLWLAVFTLAAALPRDAAPHFIHGAGVLPVLFLFPALGLVAAVDGARRLGRQTAARLAAGAAAVIVAGNFAWGWNRYFSDYRALPGLAAAYDADLVDVANAMNDRSRPATAIVIPIGAGYLPGWSHPTVEFLYRGDAPFRFLRIDEASVAAELAALAGERREVTVIELSRARMAPPDTKQIVDFLLRRQWQLVHDEAHASYRLASYRLDEPLWPALAPDGEQPAALEFGGTLRLERWAAGPSAARDRLWALARWSLLAPTDHNLKVSLRLRDEEGRLVAQADRDLLAPPRFVPTAAWPVGERQASYHLLDLPPGLPAGRYRLHATVYDRESGEVLRVRDAMEGLVGVLTLPPSGTALDPELAVANARWGGIALAGRALPDSPVIPGETAAIVLYWQRLPGPVVGAGYEVHLLDSAGNAHGGGRGVPLGGRLPPASWPDRALVRDVVEARLAVTAPAGPLAVDVQWGEGPAARVGTLQVAGRERRFTPPPFVQPVGETLGGIATLLGWSSWRLGSELQIELVWQAAATPDRNWSVFVHLVGPDGRIAAQRDGPPGGGEAPAVSWLPGEVLIDRRTLSAPAGPLRLVVGLYDPVTGERARSPAGDALELGVLP
- a CDS encoding glycosyltransferase family 39 protein; translation: MTPSSPAAATGARSAPAPRSYRWLLIGILLVAALLRLPALDAAPPGINNDVAYDAVDGLKILQGDLRLWFPGNFGREPAEMYLLAASSFLFGRNEIAIRFPTAAAGLLTVAAAAPLAFRLFRARPDARAVALLAAAVMAVNFWHLFWSRIGFRAILLPLALVIACWWLARAYDGDRRGWAAAGAALGASFYTYTAARIVPMLAALIVAADLLFDRASAQARLGGWARLVAVMALVALPLGVYFAIHPDEFFSRIGQLLPFENERALPVPPPPPERAVVGTLAMFVGDGGSNWVLSLPGRGVFDLAVLPFFLLGVGAALARFTRRGERWLLLWLAVFLLPAILAREGHPNYGRAIGSLPPAMLLAALGMADAGRLAARWMRQPHLLAGAAAVLLAISGAVTAQDYFRVWANHPEVVRAFGVPIARIAKAANAARDGRAVLLLANPARGEAFSYRAFDYLFTGQSGGTLLAAEELAAAWLQRDGWPGRLVEVYDFPPTRLGPDDPREVVDYLLRAAGTRLDERDAGGARRRDYRLIGAPTALAGPSAPLDFGLVRVRVDSVALSADESALAVAATVTVPATAGAPDRLSFQVFDLAGQPVAQSDRPVVDGAGRPPEAWPRPAEERVYAIVPLPAALAAGDYELRVAAYRQDGTATLPARAALRFALAAPLPLPADAPVVRLDRPFAGGTLVGWQAPAERVRPGERLRVSVYWQGPATRFALAVEERAGAPQDVPASVRPQRVPLEVVIPATASGEVTLRLEDDEGSLVLGSIPIVDRPRRFAPPEIARPAAARFGDLIELVGYDPDVVTSPGMALDLTLSWRALRDDLPDLVVSVQLLAGDRVVAARAHRPHGGEAPTTGWRAGEYVLDGYEMIPLPAGVDAVSIVVGVIDAATGRPIPANGATSVRLGPVALPQR